In the genome of Fusobacterium necrogenes, one region contains:
- a CDS encoding M20/M25/M40 family metallo-hydrolase — translation MINRDRLVESFINMAKISSPSLKEREMADYIKKELESLGLDVVEDNAGIKIGGNSGNIIGIMKGSGEKKVLLSAHMDTVLPCDKVNPIIDNGIIKSDGKTILGGDDKAGIAAIIEAIKVIKENNFEHPNIIIVCSIAEEIGLLGAKNFEIEKYSPNFSFILDSSGKPGIAIVQTPFSAKGQIKIVGRPAHAGIAPENGINALTVAAHAITKLKLGRIDDETTSNIGIVRGGEAVNIVMPEVILQYEARSFSGEKLDILLDETYNIFLKTAEEFGAKFESTVEKGYSGYYLEKNEEILKCFEKACKNIDVEYITKSTGGGSDANIYNEKGYKSLTIAIGMTKVHTKEEYIEIEDMIDTSKLVVELLKGIR, via the coding sequence ATGATAAACAGAGATAGACTGGTGGAGAGTTTTATAAATATGGCTAAAATATCTTCTCCATCATTAAAAGAAAGAGAAATGGCTGATTATATAAAAAAAGAATTAGAATCTCTTGGGCTAGATGTAGTAGAAGATAATGCTGGGATAAAAATAGGAGGAAATTCTGGAAATATAATAGGAATAATGAAGGGGAGTGGAGAAAAAAAAGTTTTATTAAGTGCTCACATGGATACAGTTTTACCATGTGATAAAGTAAATCCTATTATAGACAACGGAATAATTAAGAGTGATGGGAAGACTATATTAGGCGGAGATGATAAAGCTGGGATAGCAGCTATAATAGAGGCAATTAAAGTTATAAAAGAAAATAACTTTGAACATCCCAATATAATAATAGTATGCTCAATAGCTGAAGAGATAGGATTGTTAGGTGCTAAAAATTTTGAGATAGAGAAATATTCTCCAAACTTTTCATTTATATTAGATTCAAGTGGTAAACCTGGGATAGCAATAGTTCAAACTCCTTTTTCAGCAAAGGGTCAGATAAAAATAGTAGGAAGGCCAGCGCATGCAGGAATAGCTCCAGAAAATGGAATAAATGCTCTTACAGTAGCAGCTCATGCTATTACTAAATTGAAATTAGGAAGAATAGATGATGAGACAACATCTAATATTGGAATAGTAAGAGGAGGAGAAGCTGTAAACATAGTTATGCCAGAAGTTATTCTTCAATATGAAGCTAGAAGTTTTTCAGGAGAAAAACTAGATATTTTATTAGATGAGACTTATAATATATTTTTAAAAACAGCTGAGGAGTTTGGAGCTAAGTTTGAAAGTACTGTTGAGAAAGGTTATTCAGGATATTATTTGGAAAAAAATGAAGAGATTTTAAAGTGCTTTGAAAAAGCTTGTAAAAATATAGATGTTGAATATATTACTAAATCGACTGGTGGAGGAAGTGATGCTAATATTTATAATGAAAAGGGATATAAATCTCTCACAATAGCAATAGGAATGACAAAAGTTCATACAAAAGAAGAATATATTGAAATAGAAGATATGATTGATACATCAAAATTAGTTGTAGAATTACTAAAAGGGATAAGATAA
- the mreC gene encoding rod shape-determining protein MreC: MFRKKKSSKNIKKRKRYIIFVFVVFFLVVFRSTVNSGVELLSYIVFPVQRKIYKIGNYIKETKEAVIKYRKILQENRDLKNEQIKYDMLVYYNQRISEENTRLRKILEIKEEKKLKVRVAKVIFRNHNNLYVRFYIDLGKKDGIKRNMIVLSEETLIGKVGRVYENYSIVDMITSENINVSSITESQMLGLIKGSNEEDGTLYFEANTFQNNIIVGEKVYTSGISEIYPKGLYIGRVSEVDEDDSELFRSIKVKNDIDVLNMNEVLILMQDEEQREKNEKN, translated from the coding sequence ATGTTTAGAAAGAAAAAAAGCTCTAAAAATATAAAGAAGAGAAAGAGATATATAATATTTGTATTTGTAGTGTTTTTTTTAGTTGTATTTAGAAGTACTGTAAATAGTGGAGTGGAATTATTAAGCTATATAGTTTTTCCAGTACAAAGAAAAATTTATAAAATCGGAAACTATATAAAAGAAACAAAAGAGGCGGTAATAAAGTACAGAAAAATTCTACAAGAGAATAGAGATTTAAAAAATGAGCAGATAAAATATGATATGTTAGTATATTATAATCAAAGAATCTCTGAAGAAAATACTCGTTTAAGAAAAATTTTAGAAATAAAAGAAGAAAAAAAGTTAAAAGTAAGGGTTGCTAAAGTAATATTTAGAAACCATAATAATTTATATGTAAGATTTTATATTGATTTGGGCAAGAAAGATGGAATCAAGAGAAATATGATTGTCTTATCTGAGGAAACACTTATAGGAAAAGTTGGGAGAGTATATGAAAATTATTCTATAGTTGATATGATAACTTCGGAAAATATAAATGTTAGCTCTATAACAGAAAGTCAAATGTTAGGTTTAATAAAAGGTAGTAATGAGGAAGATGGAACACTTTATTTTGAAGCTAATACTTTTCAAAATAATATTATAGTAGGAGAAAAAGTATACACTTCTGGAATTAGTGAAATTTATCCAAAGGGATTATATATAGGTAGAGTTTCAGAGGTAGATGAAGATGATAGTGAATTATTTAGGAGTATAAAAGTGAAAAATGATATTGATGTACTTAATATGAATGAAGTTTTAATTTTGATGCAAGATGAGGAACAAAGGGAGAAAAATGAAAAGAACTAG
- a CDS encoding LolA family protein: MKRTRILFLFLIISILCFANNNIKDIQDITFLVTENLTTNAKKKKSEYILRYIKPNFIRKDVLEPELNKGEIYIYDGNKKTVYLPLFEQMTYENLESKERDILESIDYILKKRELKQGKVQLNNGVILELKQIEKISDYFLPKEIVIYDKDIEVAKLEIKDYKINSNLKKEELLFHD; this comes from the coding sequence ATGAAAAGAACTAGAATATTATTCCTATTTTTAATAATATCTATCTTATGTTTTGCTAATAATAATATAAAAGATATTCAAGATATTACTTTTTTAGTAACAGAAAATCTTACAACAAATGCTAAAAAAAAGAAAAGTGAATATATATTAAGATATATCAAACCTAATTTTATTAGAAAAGATGTCTTAGAACCAGAATTAAATAAAGGGGAGATATATATATATGATGGTAATAAAAAAACTGTTTATCTTCCACTTTTTGAACAAATGACATATGAAAATTTAGAGAGTAAAGAAAGGGATATTTTAGAAAGTATTGATTATATTTTGAAAAAACGAGAGCTAAAACAAGGAAAAGTACAACTTAATAATGGAGTAATTTTAGAATTAAAACAAATAGAAAAAATTTCTGATTATTTTTTACCAAAAGAAATCGTAATATATGATAAAGATATAGAGGTTGCAAAACTTGAAATAAAAGATTATAAAATTAACTCTAATTTAAAAAAAGAGGAGTTATTGTTTCATGATTAA
- the recO gene encoding DNA repair protein RecO, whose protein sequence is MIKFINDNGIVINKRDFGEADRYITVFTENFGKIIFLLKGIRKSKKRELSSVDTLTLSKFTFYRKGENFFISNFLELDPYLEIKSNLENLGITLYILGVLNLVLMEHNRKKSLYNITIKTLNYLKDSGDKRKNYILLGYYLHYLIKNEGLEINMGEGYNFSYEKSRFLEIPESYTCKLSKNEKDIVQLFITGKVRNIVDGKYLFEDIKNVINLFEKYMNYHLGIYLKLKDYVMGVEND, encoded by the coding sequence ATGATTAAGTTTATAAATGATAATGGAATAGTTATAAATAAAAGAGATTTTGGAGAGGCAGATAGGTATATAACTGTATTTACAGAAAACTTTGGAAAAATAATCTTTCTTTTGAAAGGAATTAGAAAAAGTAAAAAAAGAGAATTGAGTTCAGTTGATACTTTGACACTCTCTAAATTTACTTTTTATAGAAAAGGAGAAAATTTTTTTATTTCTAATTTTCTAGAATTGGATCCTTATTTAGAAATAAAATCAAATTTGGAAAATTTAGGGATTACTCTTTATATTTTAGGAGTTTTAAACTTAGTTTTGATGGAGCATAATAGAAAAAAATCTTTGTATAATATTACGATAAAAACACTTAATTATTTAAAAGATAGCGGAGATAAAAGAAAAAATTACATTTTACTTGGCTATTATTTACATTATTTAATAAAAAACGAAGGACTTGAAATAAACATGGGAGAAGGATATAATTTTTCTTATGAGAAATCTAGATTTCTTGAAATACCTGAATCTTATACTTGTAAATTATCGAAAAATGAAAAGGATATAGTTCAACTATTTATTACTGGAAAAGTTAGAAATATTGTAGATGGTAAATATTTATTTGAAGATATAAAAAATGTGATAAATTTATTTGAAAAATATATGAATTATCATTTGGGAATATATCTTAAATTGAAAGATTATGTAATGGGGGTGGAAAATGATTAA
- a CDS encoding PTS sugar transporter subunit IIA produces MINIIKITDYMSEELISLNLKARTKDEVLLELSKLMETSPNISIVGNNVYKSLVEREKLGSTGIGKGVAIPHAKTESAKSLTIAFGVSKERIDFKSMDNEGVNIFFVFASPIKDSQIYLKVLARISRLIREESFRQGLLGCKTPNEVIEYINKKETV; encoded by the coding sequence ATGATTAATATCATAAAAATAACTGACTATATGTCAGAAGAATTAATTTCTCTGAATTTAAAAGCAAGAACAAAAGATGAAGTATTATTAGAGTTATCAAAACTTATGGAAACTTCTCCTAATATTTCAATTGTAGGGAATAATGTATATAAATCTCTTGTAGAAAGGGAAAAGTTAGGAAGCACAGGAATAGGAAAGGGAGTAGCTATTCCACATGCAAAAACAGAGTCTGCTAAAAGTTTGACAATAGCTTTTGGAGTAAGTAAAGAGAGAATAGATTTTAAGTCTATGGATAATGAAGGAGTAAATATATTTTTTGTGTTTGCTTCCCCTATTAAAGATAGTCAGATTTATTTAAAGGTATTGGCTAGAATATCAAGATTAATTAGAGAAGAAAGTTTCAGACAAGGGTTGTTAGGATGTAAAACTCCTAATGAGGTAATAGAGTATATAAATAAAAAAGAAACTGTGTAG
- the nrdR gene encoding transcriptional regulator NrdR, producing the protein MRCPFCNSEDTKVVDSRSFMEGFSIKRRRECIKCEKRFTTYEKVEETPLYIVKKDNRREKFDRNKLLNGLIRATIKRSISREDLDTFVLEIEKCIQNSLKNEISSRELGELVMEKLLEVDEVAYVRFVSVYKEFDDIKSFIELVEKISSRKGE; encoded by the coding sequence ATGAGATGTCCATTTTGTAATTCAGAGGATACTAAGGTAGTTGATAGTCGTTCTTTTATGGAAGGTTTTTCTATTAAAAGACGTCGTGAATGTATTAAATGTGAAAAAAGATTTACAACTTATGAAAAGGTAGAAGAAACTCCCCTATATATTGTGAAAAAAGATAACAGAAGAGAAAAATTTGATAGAAATAAACTTTTAAATGGACTTATTAGAGCTACAATTAAAAGAAGTATAAGTAGAGAAGATTTAGATACTTTTGTACTTGAGATAGAAAAATGTATACAAAACTCTTTAAAAAATGAAATTAGTAGTAGAGAGTTAGGAGAATTAGTAATGGAAAAATTATTAGAAGTAGATGAAGTAGCTTATGTTAGATTCGTTTCCGTGTATAAGGAGTTTGATGATATAAAGTCTTTTATAGAATTGGTTGAAAAAATTAGTAGTAGGAAAGGTGAATAG
- the fmt gene encoding methionyl-tRNA formyltransferase, with product MRILFMGTPEFAIPSLDVLNSKHEIIGVFTKTDKPNMRGKKIKFTPVKEYALEYNIPIYQPNSLKTEETKNLIKELNPDLIVVVAYGKILPKEIIDIPKYGVINVHSSLLPKYRGAAPINAALIQGEKESGVSIMYIVEELDAGDVILNVKTKITDEDTFLTLHDRLKKLGADGLIEAVNLIERGIAPRIPQNHLEATFVKPFSKEDCKIKWNRTEREIFNFVRGMNPFPGAFTICKEKIFKVYGVKENFKIYKIGVCGEIVEIKKGEGIVVKTQNGSVILTQVKPENKKILSGVDIINGGILKIGDILE from the coding sequence ATGAGAATATTATTTATGGGGACTCCAGAGTTTGCGATTCCATCTTTAGATGTATTAAATTCTAAACATGAAATAATAGGGGTCTTTACAAAAACTGATAAACCTAATATGAGAGGGAAAAAGATAAAATTTACACCAGTAAAAGAGTATGCTTTAGAGTATAATATACCTATATATCAGCCAAATAGTCTAAAAACTGAAGAGACTAAAAATTTAATAAAAGAATTGAATCCAGATTTAATAGTAGTGGTAGCTTATGGGAAAATATTGCCTAAGGAGATAATTGATATACCAAAGTATGGAGTGATTAATGTACACTCATCTTTGCTTCCAAAGTATAGAGGAGCAGCTCCTATAAATGCAGCTCTTATTCAAGGTGAGAAGGAAAGCGGAGTAAGTATAATGTATATAGTTGAGGAGTTAGATGCAGGAGATGTGATACTTAATGTAAAGACAAAGATAACAGATGAAGATACTTTCCTTACTTTACATGATAGATTAAAAAAATTAGGAGCAGATGGACTTATAGAAGCTGTGAATCTTATAGAGAGAGGTATAGCACCAAGGATACCACAAAATCATTTAGAAGCTACATTTGTTAAACCATTTTCTAAAGAGGATTGTAAAATTAAATGGAATAGAACTGAAAGAGAGATTTTTAATTTTGTAAGAGGAATGAATCCTTTTCCAGGTGCTTTTACAATTTGTAAAGAGAAAATTTTTAAGGTTTATGGAGTAAAAGAAAATTTTAAGATATATAAAATTGGAGTTTGTGGCGAGATAGTAGAGATAAAAAAAGGTGAAGGAATAGTTGTAAAAACTCAAAATGGAAGTGTTATATTGACTCAAGTGAAGCCAGAAAATAAAAAAATTTTAAGTGGAGTAGATATAATTAATGGTGGAATATTAAAAATTGGTGATATTTTAGAATAA
- the folD gene encoding bifunctional methylenetetrahydrofolate dehydrogenase/methenyltetrahydrofolate cyclohydrolase FolD, producing the protein MKLDGKDLAVKLKLNLKEEVNRLKNEVGRVPGLAIILLGDNPASKIYVNSKIKGCNELGFKSFGYFLSEDTSEAKLLELIDELNKDERVDGILVQLPLPKHIDEKKIIDRISLNKDVDGFKPENLGLLMLGNDEAMSPCTPAGIIELLKTYSIDLVGKDVVVVGRSNIVGKPMANIMINKGATVTVCNSKTKNLKKKTVEADIIVMAIGQPKFLTEDMVKEGAIVIDVGINRTHEGLVGDVDYENISKKASYITPVPGGVGPMTVAMLFVNTLKAFKNVNYIK; encoded by the coding sequence ATAAAATTAGATGGAAAAGATTTAGCTGTAAAATTAAAATTAAATTTAAAAGAAGAAGTAAATAGGTTAAAAAATGAAGTGGGAAGAGTTCCTGGACTAGCTATAATTTTATTAGGAGATAATCCAGCTTCAAAAATTTATGTGAACTCTAAGATTAAGGGGTGTAATGAATTAGGTTTTAAAAGTTTTGGATATTTTTTATCTGAAGATACAAGTGAAGCAAAACTTTTAGAATTGATAGATGAGCTTAATAAAGATGAAAGAGTAGATGGAATATTAGTGCAGCTTCCTCTACCAAAGCATATAGATGAAAAAAAAATTATAGATAGAATATCTTTAAATAAAGATGTGGATGGATTTAAACCGGAAAATTTAGGCCTTTTAATGCTAGGAAATGATGAAGCTATGAGTCCTTGTACTCCAGCTGGAATAATAGAGTTATTGAAAACTTATTCAATAGATTTAGTTGGAAAAGATGTAGTTGTTGTAGGGAGAAGTAATATAGTAGGAAAACCTATGGCAAATATCATGATAAATAAAGGGGCAACAGTTACTGTATGTAATAGTAAGACTAAAAATTTAAAGAAAAAGACTGTTGAAGCAGATATAATAGTAATGGCAATAGGACAGCCTAAATTTTTAACTGAAGATATGGTAAAAGAAGGAGCAATAGTGATAGATGTTGGTATAAACAGAACTCATGAAGGTTTAGTTGGAGATGTAGATTATGAAAATATAAGTAAGAAAGCTTCTTATATAACTCCTGTACCAGGAGGAGTAGGACCTATGACTGTTGCTATGTTGTTTGTAAATACTTTAAAAGCTTTTAAAAATGTAAATTATATAAAATAA
- a CDS encoding ACT domain-containing protein: MKKNEKREYYIVDKRILPNSIQSVIKVNDLVQHTKISKYEAIKKVGISRSTYYKYKDYIKPFFESGKDKVFSIHMSLVDKPGILASILNIIAGEDMNVLTIVQNIAVDGIAKSTISIQTTENMLRKIEGMLEKISEVDGVKDLRIIGSN, translated from the coding sequence ATGAAAAAAAACGAGAAAAGAGAGTATTATATAGTAGATAAAAGAATACTTCCAAACTCTATACAAAGTGTAATAAAAGTAAATGATTTAGTACAACATACTAAAATCTCGAAATATGAAGCTATAAAGAAAGTTGGAATAAGTAGGAGTACATATTATAAATATAAGGATTATATAAAGCCTTTTTTTGAAAGTGGAAAAGATAAGGTATTTAGCATCCACATGTCTTTAGTAGACAAACCTGGAATTTTAGCAAGTATATTAAATATAATAGCTGGAGAGGATATGAATGTGCTTACAATAGTCCAGAATATAGCTGTAGATGGAATAGCAAAATCTACTATTTCTATACAGACGACTGAGAATATGCTTAGAAAAATAGAAGGAATGCTAGAAAAAATTTCTGAAGTAGACGGGGTAAAAGATTTGAGAATAATAGGAAGCAACTAA
- the accB gene encoding acetyl-CoA carboxylase biotin carboxyl carrier protein — protein sequence MKIDVKTIRELAENIEKYNLNEVTLESEGIKLMLKKETFVTKVEPVQVQQQLVQQCMPTNEPEKISEENREREYIIAPMVGTFYKSSAPGNPAFVDSGMNVSIGDTLCIIEAMKLMNEVKATKNCKIVKILVEDGQVVKKGDKLFEIE from the coding sequence ATGAAAATAGATGTAAAAACAATAAGAGAGTTAGCAGAAAATATTGAAAAGTATAATTTGAATGAAGTAACTTTAGAGAGTGAAGGAATAAAGTTAATGTTAAAGAAGGAAACTTTTGTTACAAAAGTAGAGCCTGTACAAGTTCAACAGCAATTAGTTCAACAATGTATGCCAACTAATGAACCTGAAAAAATTTCAGAAGAAAATAGAGAAAGAGAGTATATAATAGCTCCTATGGTAGGAACTTTTTATAAATCATCAGCTCCAGGTAATCCAGCTTTTGTAGATTCTGGAATGAATGTATCCATAGGAGATACTTTATGTATAATTGAGGCAATGAAGCTTATGAATGAAGTAAAAGCTACAAAAAATTGTAAAATTGTAAAAATTTTAGTAGAGGATGGACAAGTAGTGAAAAAAGGAGATAAATTATTTGAAATAGAGTAA
- a CDS encoding hemolysin family protein produces MDTYKNILLLVILIMLSGFFSASETALTSFRSIHLEKFENDKNIKKIELLKNWLKNPNEMLTGLLVGNNIVNILASSIATVVTINVIGEASSSSVAVATIGMTIIILIFGEITPKIIAKNQAVKIAGIVINIIYYFTWILKPIIKILMMISKFIGRMLGIEIKNEGFMITEEDIISFVNVGEAEGIIEEEEKEMIHSIVGFGETTAKEVMTPRTSMFALEGEKTLDDVWDEIIENGFSRIPVYKDTIDNIIGVLYVKDVLSIIKDGKTDTPIKNFVRLGYFVPETKSIIEILQEFRSMKVHIAMVLDEYGGIVGLVTIEDLIEEITGEIRDEFDTEEEELIHKINDNTYEVDGMIDIETLDKELSIKLPESEDYESLGGLIVTELGRVAIIGDIVNIEDVRLEVLEVDKMRVSKVLIELNIGENPDDQKV; encoded by the coding sequence TTGGACACGTACAAAAATATTTTGTTGTTAGTCATATTAATAATGTTATCAGGTTTTTTTTCAGCTTCAGAGACGGCACTTACATCTTTTAGAAGTATACATTTAGAGAAGTTTGAAAATGATAAAAATATTAAGAAGATAGAACTTTTAAAAAATTGGTTAAAAAATCCTAATGAAATGTTAACAGGATTATTAGTAGGAAATAATATTGTAAATATATTAGCTTCATCGATAGCAACTGTTGTAACAATAAATGTAATAGGAGAAGCATCGAGTTCATCAGTGGCTGTAGCTACAATTGGTATGACTATAATTATTTTGATTTTTGGAGAAATTACACCTAAGATCATAGCTAAAAATCAAGCTGTAAAAATAGCAGGGATAGTTATAAATATTATTTATTATTTTACTTGGATCTTAAAACCTATAATAAAAATATTGATGATGATATCTAAATTTATTGGAAGAATGTTAGGTATTGAGATTAAAAATGAAGGCTTCATGATTACTGAAGAAGATATTATTTCATTTGTAAATGTGGGAGAAGCTGAGGGGATAATTGAAGAAGAAGAAAAGGAAATGATACATTCAATAGTTGGATTTGGTGAAACAACAGCTAAAGAGGTAATGACTCCAAGAACTTCCATGTTCGCTTTAGAAGGAGAAAAAACATTAGATGATGTGTGGGATGAAATAATAGAAAATGGTTTTTCAAGAATTCCTGTATATAAAGATACAATAGATAATATAATAGGAGTTTTGTATGTAAAAGATGTATTAAGCATAATAAAGGATGGGAAAACGGATACTCCGATTAAAAATTTTGTAAGATTAGGTTACTTTGTACCTGAGACTAAATCTATAATAGAAATATTACAAGAGTTCAGAAGTATGAAAGTCCATATAGCTATGGTATTAGACGAATATGGAGGAATAGTAGGTCTTGTTACAATAGAAGACTTAATAGAAGAAATTACTGGGGAAATTCGTGATGAATTTGATACAGAAGAAGAAGAGCTTATACATAAAATAAATGATAATACTTATGAAGTAGATGGAATGATAGATATAGAGACTTTAGATAAAGAGTTATCTATAAAATTGCCAGAGTCTGAAGATTATGAGAGTTTAGGTGGGCTTATTGTAACAGAATTAGGAAGAGTAGCTATAATTGGTGATATAGTAAATATAGAAGACGTACGATTAGAAGTTTTAGAAGTTGATAAAATGAGAGTATCAAAAGTTTTAATTGAATTAAATATAGGAGAAAATCCAGATGATCAAAAAGTTTAA
- a CDS encoding DUF502 domain-containing protein, translating to MIKKFKAYFYTGLIALLPIVLTVYIFNWIVGIVMGILGNSFITIIIKKLLLIFVEEGNMDYYVQMLVYFISLITMILGTCLVGLILRIVFFAKMIRKAKKLFVKIPLIKQVYTTISQIVDVTMTDREKAYEKVVMLEYPRRGIYAIGFLTSPENQIVSEVISSKEKVCNVFIPTSPNPTSGVFVVVPEKDITILDMKIDDAVKLIISGGVITPEKKEIEKIEE from the coding sequence ATGATCAAAAAGTTTAAAGCTTATTTTTATACAGGATTAATAGCTCTTTTACCAATTGTTTTAACTGTCTATATATTTAATTGGATAGTTGGAATTGTGATGGGAATTTTAGGAAATTCATTTATAACGATAATAATAAAAAAGCTTCTTCTTATATTTGTAGAAGAAGGGAATATGGATTATTATGTTCAAATGTTAGTTTATTTTATATCCTTGATTACTATGATATTAGGAACTTGTTTAGTAGGATTGATTTTAAGAATAGTTTTTTTTGCCAAGATGATAAGGAAGGCTAAGAAATTATTTGTAAAAATACCTTTGATAAAGCAAGTCTATACAACTATTTCTCAAATTGTTGATGTAACTATGACTGATAGGGAAAAAGCTTATGAAAAAGTGGTAATGTTAGAATATCCGAGAAGAGGAATATATGCTATAGGTTTTTTAACCTCTCCAGAAAATCAGATTGTAAGTGAAGTAATTTCATCCAAAGAGAAAGTGTGTAATGTTTTTATTCCAACTTCTCCAAATCCGACTTCTGGAGTATTTGTAGTGGTTCCAGAAAAAGATATTACAATACTTGATATGAAGATAGATGATGCTGTAAAATTAATTATCTCAGGAGGTGTAATTACTCCAGAGAAAAAGGAGATAGAAAAAATTGAAGAGTAA
- a CDS encoding tetratricopeptide repeat protein, whose amino-acid sequence MKSKLIFLGILIFMIGCSNRKISKEAEYALIRGVNFSQQKEYSKAMFEYEKSYAIDPNNLVLLKELGYCYYQFGDFEKAEKFWLEGLKLSKKDENIIKNLATLYYEQRKFDKSLKVMEEAYNINDGYYLKLKALIVAETDKVEAYNIFKKMNIEDFDVYSSIKYMEILKFLSKKNELYYFMKNGYSFFKEDRDYILNYAENLSEVYLLNRETEEILLRYLAEKGKDESIILKLSNLYLKNGDKKKSEDILELISY is encoded by the coding sequence TTGAAGAGTAAACTGATTTTTCTAGGGATATTAATTTTTATGATAGGATGTAGTAATAGGAAAATATCTAAAGAAGCCGAGTATGCTTTGATAAGGGGGGTAAATTTTTCACAACAGAAAGAATATTCTAAAGCGATGTTTGAATATGAAAAATCTTATGCAATAGATCCAAATAATCTTGTTTTATTAAAAGAGTTAGGGTATTGTTATTATCAATTTGGTGATTTTGAAAAAGCTGAAAAATTTTGGCTAGAAGGCTTAAAATTATCTAAAAAAGATGAGAATATTATTAAAAATTTAGCTACTCTTTACTATGAGCAAAGAAAATTTGATAAAAGTTTAAAAGTTATGGAGGAAGCCTATAATATAAACGATGGTTATTATTTAAAATTAAAGGCTTTAATTGTAGCTGAAACAGATAAAGTTGAAGCTTATAATATTTTTAAAAAAATGAATATAGAGGATTTTGATGTATATAGCTCAATAAAATATATGGAAATTTTAAAGTTTTTATCTAAGAAAAATGAACTATACTATTTTATGAAAAATGGTTATTCTTTTTTTAAAGAGGATAGAGATTATATTTTAAATTATGCTGAGAATTTATCAGAGGTTTATTTATTGAATAGAGAAACAGAGGAAATATTATTGAGATATCTTGCTGAAAAGGGAAAAGATGAAAGTATAATTTTGAAATTAAGTAATCTATATTTAAAAAATGGTGATAAAAAGAAATCAGAGGATATTTTAGAGTTAATATCTTATTGA
- a CDS encoding adenine phosphoribosyltransferase — translation MDLKKYVANVKDFPKKGILFRDITPLMNNGEAFRMATDEIVKFAKEKAAELIVGPEARGFIFGCPVSYAMGIGFVPVRKPKKLPREVVEFSYDLEYGSNTLCMHRDAIKPGQRVLIVDDLLATGGTMEAAVKLVEELGGVVVGLAFLIELEELNGREKLKDYPVLTLMKY, via the coding sequence ATGGATTTAAAAAAATATGTGGCAAATGTAAAAGATTTTCCAAAAAAGGGAATATTATTTAGAGATATAACTCCTTTAATGAATAATGGAGAGGCTTTTAGAATGGCTACTGATGAGATAGTAAAATTTGCTAAAGAAAAAGCTGCAGAATTAATAGTTGGCCCAGAGGCAAGGGGATTTATATTTGGATGTCCAGTATCATATGCTATGGGGATAGGATTTGTTCCAGTTAGAAAGCCTAAAAAATTACCTAGAGAGGTAGTTGAATTTTCTTATGATTTAGAATATGGTTCAAATACCTTATGTATGCATAGAGATGCTATAAAACCTGGTCAAAGAGTACTTATAGTAGATGATCTTTTAGCCACTGGAGGGACTATGGAAGCTGCTGTAAAGTTAGTAGAAGAATTAGGTGGAGTTGTAGTAGGATTGGCTTTCTTAATTGAGTTAGAAGAGTTAAATGGAAGAGAGAAATTAAAAGATTATCCAGTTTTAACATTGATGAAATATTAG